The Pectobacterium wasabiae CFBP 3304 DNA segment TGTAAGGTTTTGTCTGAAAAAACGCCACAGATACAGCCACAATAAAGGGAAAGGTAAGGCCAAACATCATTCTGATTTACTATCAGGTCGTTATTTGTTTTTCTCCCATGCACGCAGTCGCCCGGCCGCATTCTTATAAGGTGAGGCGGTATTAAACTGAATCATCCGACCACGCGTCCACTTACCGTACCAGCATTCGCCATAGAGTTGTTCATCGGTATAGCGTTCAACCAGTGCGATGAGTGCCAGTTTATTCGCGGCAAGCAGCGCGACCAGTTCCGCCCAATCGGTAATAGGGGCATAGTCCTGATAGAATTTTTGTGCCAGCAGGCCAAGTTGATTCCATTTATAACCGGCCGCGGGGAAATCGATGGGTTTGCCCTGAGCTTCATCCTCATGCCATTTCAGCACCAAATTTCCCCAACCTAGCAGATATGCTACCAGATTTGCTGGGCTCATCTGCGTTCCCTTCGCATGCCCTACCATCTCAGATAAGAAGGCACGTTCAGCGGATACCGCATCAATCTTCTTCATTAGCAACGCAAACTGATTGTTAATTGCCTTGATCAACGCTTCTTTGCTTTCCGGCACTGCCATCGCATAACCTCGGTTTTTCTGCCTCAAACAAACCTAGATTACCGCCTGTAATATGCCATAACATTGTCATCACTCACGTATTTAATCGTTTTTCAGCGCTGCGCCAACAGTCGAATTGATGCCTCACGCTCACGGGGTGACGTCACGGGCGTATGGATAATGAACTCATCGACCCCAAAACGCTGATGATAGCTCTCCAGACGCTGATGAATATGTTCCGGCGTGCCGTAAAGCACATGCCGTGGCTCCTGCTCAATACGGAAATCTGTCGCGCCCGCCTGTCGAACGAAATTTTCGGCCTGCTCCTGACTGCCTACCGTTAGCGGCGGTTTGTTTTCAATATAAACCTTATAGTTATACTGTGTGCTAGCCAGCGCCTCCGCATCTTCATGATGTTCAGCGGCAATCACTGATAGCGACAACAACGTCTGAGCGTTGGCAGGCTTCAATTCCCGGTAGCTCAAGAGTGATTCCGTTAACAGTGCTTCGCTGGCATTAATGAATCCCGCGAATACAAAACTCCAGCCCAGCGATGCGGCTAACCGCGCACTCTCCTGACTGGCCCCCAACAAAAAGCGCTGTGGCGTATGTTCTGGCAGCGGCGTCGCATTCAGGCGCTCGGCAGTATCATCATAACTGCCGAGAAAACGGTTGAGCTGATGTAACTTTTCCGTGAAGGCAACTCGCTCGGCCTCGCCTATTTCCTGCTGAAGTGCGCGTGTCGCCAGCGGCAACCCGCCCGGTGCTTTACCGATACCTAAATCCACACGCCCGCCGGACAACGCACTGATGACATGGAAATTCTCTGCAACCTTATACGGACTGTAGTGCTGTAACATCACGCCGCCGGAGCCGATGCGCAACGTTGTCGTGTGCGCCAATAGCCAAGTGATCAAGACTTCAGGAGACGAACCTGCCAATTCAGCGGAATTATGATGCTCGGAAACCCAAAAGCGGTAATAACCAAGCGCTTCCGCCACTTTTGCCAGCGACACGGTTTGCGCCAACGCCTGCGCTGTACTCATTCCTTCGGCAATGGGGCTTTGATCTAATAAACTGAGCTTATATCCCACGATGTTTCCTTATTTTTAGCGACGCTCCGCCAACAATATTAAGAGTAAAAAACAATAGAAAGGATGTTGCATAAAGGTGTGGAAAATAAATATCAATAATGAATTTTGTTAGCAGAAATATTCATAATAAATAAATACAAAAAGCGCCATCATAAAAAGACATGAAATATAACCAGATGGTATTTATCCATTGAGTGGCTATCGGCTACCTTTACCATGTTTACGTTTTGTTAAGGAGGTGTATTGATATGGCTGAATCTATCCCCTGTTGTGATACGTCATTTGAGCAACAGTTAATTAACTGGCGACGGCACTTGCATCAGTACCCGGAATTATCCAATCAGGAACACCAAACCACCGCGCACATTACCCGCTGGTTACAAGAAAAAGACATCCGTCTGTTACCTCTGGCGTTAACCACTGGCGTCGTTGCCGAAATCGGTCATGGTAGCGGCCCAACTATTGCGCTGCGTGCCGATATTGATGCACTGCCGATTGAAGAATTGGTTGATGTCGATTTTCGCTCCCAACACGCTGGCGTCATGCACGCCTGTGGGCACGATTTCCACACTGCCGTAATGCTCGGCGCCGCCTGCCTGCTGAAAAAACGTGAACCTGTCTTACCGGGCAAAGTCAGGTTATTTTTCCAACCGGCAGAAGAGGTTTCTACCGGTGCCAAACAGCTCATCCGTGCCGGGGCACTCGCTGATGTTGCCGCTGTTTTCGGCCTGCACAATGCGCCGGAACTTCCTGCTGGCACCTTTGCCACACGCAGCGGCCCGTTTTATGCCAACGTGGATCGCTTCGCTATTCACATTACGGGCAAAGGCGCGCATGCAGCCAAGCCTGAACAAGGCATCGACAGCATCGTCACCGCCTGTAACATCGTCAATGCGCTGCAAACGTTGCCCAGTCGCAGCTTCAGTTCGCTGGAATCGCTGGTCATCAGCGTCACACGCATTCAAGGGGGCAACACCTGGAACGTACTGCCGCAAACGGTAGAATTGGAAGGCACGGTACGAACCTACAATGCCGCGATCCGTGCGGAAATACCGGAGCGAATTGAGCAACTGATTGGCGGTATTGCCCTTGCGCTGGGCGCGAAAGCGGAGCTGAAGTGGTATCCCGGCCCGCCTGCGGTCGTGAACACCAGCGAATGGGCCGATTTCAGCAAGCAAATTGCCCAAGACGCAGGCTATCGGGTTGAAAACGCTGAACTGCAAATGAGCGGTGAGGATTTTGCCCTTTACCTTCAGGAAGTGCCGGGCACCTTCGTCAGCATTGGTTCAAACAGCGAATTTGGCTTACATCACCCTCAGTTCAACCCGGATGAAAGCGCCATTGCTCCTGCATCACGCTACTTTGCGCAGCTAGCGGAAGCCGCACTGCATCGCCTGCGCACCACGAAAAGCACCGTTCCACAGGCGGTAATGCCGATCGTTTGACGATCGAGATACCCGGAGCAACCACGGGGTGAGGCGTCCCTGCGGGAACCTCATCCCCGTGTCTCTCCTAATATCGGATTGACGTAACCAATTCATCACCTCCGCCAGATTGACCTGACGGAGGCAGCTATTTTACGCATTAAAATAAAGGTATTAGGAGAGAAAGCGATACCAATTAACCGCGAACAACGTGATAACCACGGGAAAAATACACCAGACCATCGGTATTTTTGCCCTGCTTAATCGCTAATACTCGGCAAATAAAGATATCGTGCGTCGCCGCGCTCACCACTTCCTCAACCCGGCAGTCAAACGCGACCAAAGCATCCTGCAACACCGGTGATCCCGTGTGTAACACGTCCCACTCCGCCGCCGCAAACCGTTCTTCAGTAGACGACCGACTCCCAAACAACGACGACAATTTTTCATGGTGTGCCGCTAGCGTATTGACGCACAAATGTTCATTCGCCTGAAACGTGGGATACACCGATGAACCACGATTCAGACACACCAACAGCGTGCCGGGCGAATCACTGACGCTGGACACGGCAGACGCCGTGAATCCGGCCTTACCAGCCGGGCCATCGGTGGTAACGATATTAACCGCCGCGCTCAGCTTTGCCATTGCATCGCGAAACGCCTGCTGGTCAACGGTGGTCACCGCCGCAGAGGGAACGGCGTCATTCGCAGTTACGCGTCGTTCAACTGTCAAATCAGACATCAAATTTTATCCTTTAGATACGGCGAGACACATAGCCATTAACATCATACTAACAAAACAAATCGCGCCATCATCTGAAATTTTTGAATTTCATTATACATTTTTGTTGTTTTACATCATACCTCGCCTCATCAATAGTGAAAACACACTATTAACGTCCCATTAACCTTTCATTGAATACGTGAATACCTATTGATGGCTTATCGATTGATAGCCGATTTATTGATGGATTATTTTCACCTTCATGGAAGTATATTCGCTTAATAAAAGGTTTCTAATAATGAGTGAAAAACAAATATCATCAAAACGACAATTAAGACTGGGTTTAATATTGCAAGGTGCAGCGGGAAATATGTCCGCGTGGCGACATAAAAATGTCGTCCCCGATGCCAGTATTAATTTTGGTTTTATTCTGGACGCGGTGAAAAAAGCCGAACAGGGTAAATTTGATTTTGTCTTCGTAGCAGACGGATTGTATATCAATGAAAAATCCATCCCCCACTTTCTCAACCGTTTCGAGCCGTTAACGTTACTCTCCGCACTGGCTACGGTTACCAGCCATATTGGTCTGGTTGGCACGCTCTCGACGTCATATTCCGAACCATTTACCACCGCCCGACAGTTTTCCAGCCTCGATCACCTCAGCAACGGCCGCGCGGGATGGAATGTGGTGACATCACCACTGGAAGGATCGGCGAAAAATTTTTCCCGCGCACAGCACCCAGAACACGCGCTGCGCTATCGCATTGCCGATGAATTTCTTCAGGTGGCGAAAGGTCTGTGGGATTCCTGGGAAGATGATGCTTTTATTCGCGACAAAGCCAGTGGACAGTTCTTCGAACCTGAAAAGTTACACACGCTGAATCATCAGGGAGAATTCTTCTCGGTACAGGGCCCGCTGAATATTGGCCGCTCTGCACAGGGTCGCCCTATCGTATTTCAGGCTGGCGCGTCTGAGGACGGGCAAAAACTTGCCGCTAAACATGCCGATGCCATCTTTACTCATCAACACACGCTGGAAGACTCACAGCGTTATTACCGCGAAGTAAAACAGAAGTTGGAAGAAAACGGTCGCCGCACCGATCAACTGCACATCTTCCAGGGCGTCAGTGTGATTGTCGGCAACGATGCGGAAGATGTGGAGCGTCAGTATCAGGAAACCGCACAATTGGTGACGATTGAGGATGCCCTCAATTATTTGGGTCGCTATTTTGAACACTACGACTTCCCACAACATCCGCTGGATGAGCCCTTCCCTGATATCGGCGATCTGGGGAAAAACAGCTTCCGCAGCACTACCGATGAAATCAAACGCAACGCGCAGGAAAAAGGCTTAACGCTACGACAGGTCGCGCTAGAAGCGGCGTCACCCCGTCCGGTCTTCAGCGGTACGCCTGAGCAAGTGGCGGATGGCTTACAGCTCTGGTTTGAAAACGACGCTGCAGACGGCTTCATTATTCAGGGCGGCACGCCGGATACACTCAATCATTTTGTCGATCGCGTCGTTCCCCTGCTGCAACAGCGCGGCCTGTTTCGTCAGGAGTATGCCGGCTACACGCTACGGGAAAATCTGGCGCTGGACTATCCGGTGAATCAATTCACGCGCTAGTTCGCGTAATAGGAGATTCACCGTGAAACGTTCCCCTTTTATCACCGTAACCCGTCTGGCAGCGTTATTAAGCGCCACGCTGGCGA contains these protein-coding regions:
- a CDS encoding LLM class flavin-dependent oxidoreductase; the encoded protein is MSEKQISSKRQLRLGLILQGAAGNMSAWRHKNVVPDASINFGFILDAVKKAEQGKFDFVFVADGLYINEKSIPHFLNRFEPLTLLSALATVTSHIGLVGTLSTSYSEPFTTARQFSSLDHLSNGRAGWNVVTSPLEGSAKNFSRAQHPEHALRYRIADEFLQVAKGLWDSWEDDAFIRDKASGQFFEPEKLHTLNHQGEFFSVQGPLNIGRSAQGRPIVFQAGASEDGQKLAAKHADAIFTHQHTLEDSQRYYREVKQKLEENGRRTDQLHIFQGVSVIVGNDAEDVERQYQETAQLVTIEDALNYLGRYFEHYDFPQHPLDEPFPDIGDLGKNSFRSTTDEIKRNAQEKGLTLRQVALEAASPRPVFSGTPEQVADGLQLWFENDAADGFIIQGGTPDTLNHFVDRVVPLLQQRGLFRQEYAGYTLRENLALDYPVNQFTR
- a CDS encoding ClbS/DfsB family four-helix bundle protein is translated as MAVPESKEALIKAINNQFALLMKKIDAVSAERAFLSEMVGHAKGTQMSPANLVAYLLGWGNLVLKWHEDEAQGKPIDFPAAGYKWNQLGLLAQKFYQDYAPITDWAELVALLAANKLALIALVERYTDEQLYGECWYGKWTRGRMIQFNTASPYKNAAGRLRAWEKNK
- a CDS encoding flavin reductase; translated protein: MSDLTVERRVTANDAVPSAAVTTVDQQAFRDAMAKLSAAVNIVTTDGPAGKAGFTASAVSSVSDSPGTLLVCLNRGSSVYPTFQANEHLCVNTLAAHHEKLSSLFGSRSSTEERFAAAEWDVLHTGSPVLQDALVAFDCRVEEVVSAATHDIFICRVLAIKQGKNTDGLVYFSRGYHVVRG
- a CDS encoding M20 peptidase aminoacylase family protein — protein: MAESIPCCDTSFEQQLINWRRHLHQYPELSNQEHQTTAHITRWLQEKDIRLLPLALTTGVVAEIGHGSGPTIALRADIDALPIEELVDVDFRSQHAGVMHACGHDFHTAVMLGAACLLKKREPVLPGKVRLFFQPAEEVSTGAKQLIRAGALADVAAVFGLHNAPELPAGTFATRSGPFYANVDRFAIHITGKGAHAAKPEQGIDSIVTACNIVNALQTLPSRSFSSLESLVISVTRIQGGNTWNVLPQTVELEGTVRTYNAAIRAEIPERIEQLIGGIALALGAKAELKWYPGPPAVVNTSEWADFSKQIAQDAGYRVENAELQMSGEDFALYLQEVPGTFVSIGSNSEFGLHHPQFNPDESAIAPASRYFAQLAEAALHRLRTTKSTVPQAVMPIV
- a CDS encoding LLM class flavin-dependent oxidoreductase, encoding MGYKLSLLDQSPIAEGMSTAQALAQTVSLAKVAEALGYYRFWVSEHHNSAELAGSSPEVLITWLLAHTTTLRIGSGGVMLQHYSPYKVAENFHVISALSGGRVDLGIGKAPGGLPLATRALQQEIGEAERVAFTEKLHQLNRFLGSYDDTAERLNATPLPEHTPQRFLLGASQESARLAASLGWSFVFAGFINASEALLTESLLSYRELKPANAQTLLSLSVIAAEHHEDAEALASTQYNYKVYIENKPPLTVGSQEQAENFVRQAGATDFRIEQEPRHVLYGTPEHIHQRLESYHQRFGVDEFIIHTPVTSPREREASIRLLAQR